One Mastomys coucha isolate ucsf_1 unplaced genomic scaffold, UCSF_Mcou_1 pScaffold10, whole genome shotgun sequence DNA segment encodes these proteins:
- the Sntn gene encoding sentan — MGGCMHSTWDHTIHSKEEPSPSEAPASISAPSEMPKSVSISKQLASIKALKKGSDLEKAIATIALVFRNASDPDGKLGRATAKNLLQTQFRNFTEREETTPKYQDILSDLDEHTENKLDFEDFMILLLSLTIVSDLLQNIWGENTMK, encoded by the exons ATGGGCGGCTGTATGCATAGCACCTGGGACCACACGATCCACTCAAAAGAAGAGCCCAGTCCTTCTGAAGCCCCAGCATCCATTTCAGCACCTAGTGAAATGCCTAAAAG TGTTTCAATATCTAAACAACTAGCTTCAATCAAAG CTttgaagaaggggtcagatctggAAAAAGCCATTGCTACTATTGCTCTGGTTTTCAGAAATGCCTCTGACCCTGATGGCAAACTTGGGAGAGCCACTGCCAAGAATCTGCTACAAACTCAGTTTAGGAATTTCACAGAG agaGAAGAAACCACACCAAAATACCAAGACATCCTTTCTGATCTTGATGAGCACACAGAAAATAAGCTGGACTTTGAGGACTTCATGATCTTGCTCCTGAGCCTCACCATCGTGTCAGATCTGCTACAAAATATATGGGGTGAAAATactatgaaataa